The following DNA comes from Nocardioides panzhihuensis.
CGAGCAGCCCTCGGAGGCGTGGTTGTCGACCCTGTTCGGTTGCTGGCAGGAGACTGGCGCCGCGGGAGTCGTCGGGCCGGTGGTCTTCCGGCTCGACGGTGAACCGGACGTTTGGCTCACCGCGGGAGGTTTCTTCCGGGAGTTCAGCCACCCGACCGGCACGGTCGTCACCACTGCAGCGACGAACAACCTCCTGCTCGACATGGTCCAAGTCGGTGAGCTCCGCTTCGACCTCGGGTTCGGTCTCTCCGGCGGTTCCGACACTGCCTTCACCCGTGCCCTCACTGCCGCCGGGGGACGGATCGTGTGGTGCGAGGAAGCGCCGGTCTTCGATCTGGTCCCGGCCAGCCGCGCGACGCGAGAATGGGCTCTCGCCCGTGCCTCCCGCGTCGGCAACTCCGACTCACGGGTGCATGTCTATCTCGCCTCGCCCGGAACGCGGGGTCTGGTGCGACTCGAGCAAACGGCCCGCGGCGTCGTTCGGGTCGCGTGGGGAGGCGTACGCCTGTTTCTCGGCCGGGTGACCGGGTCCGTCGTTCATCATGCCCGAGGGACTCGGCTGGTGGTTCGTGGCGTCGGGATGGTCCGGGGCGCCTGGGGATCGCATATCCACGAGTATCTCCGCGGGTAGCTTCTACCCGTCAGCCCTGGGCACGTCGCTGATCACGTACTTGAGCTTCGCGCCGGTGTAAGGCAACGAGTCGACGTACTCGATGGTGACAGGAACCTCGTTGTCGATCCGATTCCGCAGGAGGTCGATCTTCCGCTCCACGTGAGATCGGGCGTTTGGGATCCGCCCTTCGACGACGCGGAAGGTGACTGAGTGGTCCGCGCGCTGGTGGACCTGCATCTGGCGCACGGCTTCTGGGACATCGCTGAAGATTCCGGTGACCTGACCGAGCGTGCGGCCGGTGGGTGTGTACAGCAGGTCCGTGGCACGGCCCTCGGGCTGGGCCATGAGCGGGAGGCCAATGCCGCAAGGGCATTGCCGATCGAGCAACCTCCCCCGATCGCCGATCCGATAACGGATGATCGGGAAGACCCGGTTGGTGAGATCGGTGACGACGATGTCACCGGTCTCGCCCGGTGGAAGCACTCGCCCCTGCTCATCGACGACTTCGATGACGCGAGCATCGGCGAACACGTGCAGGCCGTGGCGCTCGTGACACTCACCTGCCATCCAGCCGACCTCTGCGCTCCGATACTCGTCATGAACCGGTACGCCGAAGACCGATTCGAGGCGATCTCGGGTGGCTGGATCGAGCGGAGCAGCGGTCGTCGCGACCGCGCGAAGCGATGGCAGGCGGAGACCCTCGGCCTCGAGGAAGTCGGCGTAAGCGGCAGTCGAGACGACGTATCCCTCGAGCAGCGCCGGCTGCGATTTTGTGAGCTCGGCGTGGAACCGTCGCATCGACTCCGGGCTCATGAGTCCCGCGTCCGCGTAGCGCTGCTTCGACGGCCACCAGGCGATGTCGTTCTTGAGCGTGTCGAAACGCCCGAAGCCCCAACGGGCCATCCTGGCCAGGTTGTCCCATGGCTGAATACCCCACCATGTGTACATGCGCCAAGCGAGCGCGAGAGTCGGCACACGAGAGTCGTGCATCGCTCTGAGCGGCTCACCGGTGCTTCCTCCCGTGAGTGCCCGACGCGAGTTTCGGGGCGTCGCCTCCGACGAGGTGACGTCGTCGGCGTGCTCCTTGAGCCTCCTCCTGTTCAGCATCGGCAGCCGGGTCCAGTCGTCCGGCGTCAGTGCCCGTCCCGGGTCGATGCCTGCGTCGGCGAAGTGCTTGGCGTAGAAGACCGTCTGACTCCGGGCGAACTCGGCGATCGCGATCGCTCTGGTGCGCTGCAGCTCGGCCAGAGCCGCGGGTTCGATCTTCTGGTTGCGGAGCAGCTCGCGGTAGAGACGTCCCGAGTCGCGCCGGAAGGTGTGCAGCTTCAGATTGAAAGAGGTCTCGGACAGAGTCATGACGACGTCCTCGGGGCTAGGTTCTCTGGAGGGATGAGGAAGATGGTTCGCGGGCGGCGCTGGTGGTCCAGTGCGGGAACGGGAAGTCGAAGACGCCGCGGGTCCGGGCGGTGATCAGCCGGTCGAGAGCCAATGCCAGCAGGATCGCGAAGAGGGCCAGCAGCGGCACCGCGACCAGGCCGGTGCCCGGCGGCCAGTCGATGCCGCGGTCGGTCAGCAGCGCGGCGGCAGCCGTGACCGGGAAGGCGTGCACGACATAGATCGGGAGGGTTCGGGTGCCGAGGTGGCGTACGAAGCCGAGCGCGGGAATCCGGGCGATCATCACCCCGAGCCCGCAGCCTGCGGCGACCGCGAGCAGTCCCAGCATCGGCCGTACGAAGATGATCCGGTCGTCGGCGACGTAGAGGAAGAACCCCAGAACCAAGACGTACGCCACGCCGGCCCCGACCACGTGAACCGGCCGCATCCGCGGCACGGCCGAGCGCACCGCGGGTGCGGCGCGGGAGGCCAGCACGAAGAAGAACCAGTAGCGGAACGTCTTGTCCCAGGGGATGTCGCCGGTGGAGACGAGCCCGGAGGCGAAGACGGCGGAGCAGATCAGCGCGGTCCCGACGACGAGCCACGCCGGAAGCCGACGGGTCAGCCATCCGACGAGCGTGAACAGAGTCAGCGTGTAGAGGAACCAGAGGTAGACGTTCGGCTCGATCAGCACCAGGGCTATCGAGGCGAACGCCTCAGGCGGGGGGTGCGGCAGCAGCGCGCGGAAGGTGCCGAGGAGGACGCACCACAGAACGTAGAGGTAGATCAGGTTCAGGCACCGAGTGCGCAGCACCTCACGCAGCGGGCGGGCGAGCAGCGAAGGCGCGAGGAGGCCGGAGAGGAAGAAGAACAGCGGCATCCGGAAGGTGTCGAGGGTATAGGCCAGCCGCGTCCAGGGGCCGGCGAGGCCGACCAGGTCGAGGTTGATCACGGCATGGAAGAGCACCACGAGGATGATCGCCAGGCCGCGCGCGGAGTCGATCCAGCCTTCACGCATGCCGCGGTCCTCCGGCGAGGTAGCGGCGGCGAGCTCGCCGGCCACGACTCGACCGGCGCGCCCCCGGCGCGGGTGACATCTGCACCGACGGAGTCGGCTCGGCGGCCGTCTCCTTGCGTTGGAGCAGGAACACCCCGAGCGCCAGCGCGAGCGCCGGCAGTGAGCTGATGATCGGCCCGAAGAAGAGGTTCCAGCCCAGTTGCAGGGCGAGGAAGATGCCGAGGGCGGTGCCGGTGCGGTGCGCCAGGCTGCGGCCGAGATAGCCGGTGGCGAGCCACAGCAGCCACCCAGACAGGACCAGCCCGGCCAGACCGAACCAGATCCAGAGGTCGCCGATCAGCGAGTGCACCTCGATCCGGGTGCCGAACATGTAGTGCTCGACGTAGCCGTTGTCCGGGTCATAGCCGAGCGCCGACATGCCCTGTTTGGCGGCCTGCATGTCGGTCGGCGTCGCCATGACGCCGGCACCGTAGCCGAGCGGCTCGTGGAGCATGAGAGCGACCGTGGCCCCGATCTCGGGCCGGCCACCGAGGATGAGCGATCCCGCTGTCTGCACCTGCAGCTCGGTGCGCTCTTGCGCAGACTGGCCTAGGTAACCCTCCAGCGCTGCCCCTTCGAGCGCGCGGTAGAGCCCGAGTCCGAGTGCGCCGACCAACACCAGCGAGAGCAGCACGGAGGTCGACTTCTTCGCCGTCGCCGGGCGGTGCTGCCACACCAGCAGCACCGCGGTCATGATCAAGAATGCACTCATCGATCGGGCCCCCGAGAGTGCGGTGACCCCAGTGAGCGCCCCGAGCGTGACGAGCTCGGCCAGGAGTTGCTTTCGTGGGCGCTGCTTGATCATCAGACACGCCCCCAGGAGGAGCATCGTCGACGGCATCGAGAAGCCGAACCGCCACGGGTCCTCGGCGAACCGCGAGTTCATCGTCGCCGTCATGAACGAGCCGACGGCGTAGAGGCACACCACGACCCCCGGCGACAGCACGCGCTGTGCCCACAGCAGCGCCCCGACGCACATCGCGGCCGAGACGACCGGCAGCAGCTCGAACAGCACGCCGGCTTCGGTCGGCGGGTGGGTCGCCGAGCGCCAGGTAGCGAGCGCCAGAGCGGAGATGAAACAGGCAAGAAGCAGTACGCCGCCCAGGACTGCCCCGCGATATCGGCTCGCTTCCCGGATCCAGATCGGTGCGAGGGCCGCCCCGACGAGGCCGCCGACCGTCAGCCCTCTGACCAGGCCGTAGTCGGTCCCCGCGAGGAACGCCGCCGCTCCGGCCAGCAGCGCGGCGAGCACCTCCCAGCCGGTGCGCTCAGCGTGCTGGGTGCGCTGGGTGCGCGGAGAGCGCACCGCGGTCGCGACCGCCACGGTCAGCTCCCGGCGGCGGGGTAGCCCTGCTGGCGCGGTTCCCGGTGGCGTACGACGGCGGCGAGGAGGCGGGCGAACCAGCTCTGCTCCGGCTGCCCGTAGTAGGTGTGCGCGGCGGTGTCGCGGACCTGGTTGGCGACGATGCCGAGACAGCGGGCGTCGACGGCCTCGAGACTGTCGATGGCCTCGAGCACCTGCGGGCGGTGGATCGTACGGCAGTTGGCGACCACCAGGGCACCGTCGGTCAGCCGCGACAGGATCGCGCCGTCTGCGACCGGAAGCAGCGGCGGGGAGTCGAGGATGACCACGTCGTAGCCGGCGCGCGCCTCCTCCAGCAGGGCGGCCATCCGGGGCGAGCCGATCAGCTGGGCGGGGTTGGGCGGGATCTCGCCCATGGTGAGCACGTGCAGGTTCGCATCTCCCCAGACCTGGATGACGTCGTCGAGCTCGACCTTCCCGATCAGCACCGTCGTCAGCCCGGCCGCGCCCTCCAGACCGCAGTAGTCGGCGACCGCCGGACGGCGCATGTCGGCGTCGATGAGCAGCACGCGCTGGCCCTGCTCGGCGATCGCCAGGGCCAGGTTGATCGATGTCGTCGACTTGCCCTCACCGCCGATCGAGGAGGTCACGACCATGGAGCGGACCCGAGAGGAGGCATCGAGGAACTGCAGGTTGGTCTGCAGTCTCCGATAGGCCTCCGAGGCGACGTTGTGCGGATCGATCGCGGTGATCGCACCGCGGGCGCGCCGCTGGCCCCGGCGCCGGGGGATCGCCCCAAGGAGACCCACGTCGGTGAGCTGCTCGATCTCGGCAGCGGTCCTGACCCGCGTGTCCAGAAGGGCGCGGACCACGGCGATCACGACCCCGAGGCCGAAGCCGCCGGTGAAGCCGACCAGAGCGGCCAGCCGCGTACGTGGTGCGAACGCCTCTTCGGGCGGGTCGGCTCGGGCGACCACGGTCACCTCGACCGCGGACTTCTTGTTGGAGCTGGGGGAGAGGTTGGTGATCGTGGTGGTGAGCTCGTCGGCGACCGAGTTGGCGAGGTCCGAGGCGCCGGTGCTGGTCGTCGCCACCGCGTCGATCTCGATGATCACGGTGTCGAGCGGGTTCTCGGCGGTGATCTCCTCGGCCAGCTCCTTGGACGTCGTGTCGAGGTCGAGGTCGTAGATGACCTGGTCGAGCACCACCGGCATCGTGGCCAGCTTGGCGTAGGACTGGACGATCTCCTGGGTGAACGTCGAGCCCTGGACCAGCTCCTGGGTCGTCGCGCCGCGCGCGATCGAGACGAAGACGGTGCTCTGGGCGCGGTACTGCGGCGGGCTCGCGTGCGCCTGCGCGAAGGCCGCGCTGGCGCCGATGATCGCGAGCGCAGCGACGATGTACCAGCGCTTTCGCAGGGCTGCGACGTAGTCGCGCAGGTCCAACAGGTCACTCCGTCCGATGTCTTTGCCAGGGCGTCCATCCGCGACTCATCCGCCCGGCAGGGCAGGGGAGGTCCACGGGGGCCATCGCACATCCTCACCCGGTTCCGGGGGCGACAGGGCCGAGCGGCCGTCACGTTCCCCCAAATGGGGGATTGATCTGCCGTTGGTTTCGGGGGTCGTGCGTGGACTGCGTAATGTCTGTTCGTCACGTTCGGGGGGTCCGCTGCGTGGATGTGCGGTTCACGCTCGAGAATCGTCAGGCAACTGTTCGAAGGTAGGCAGGATGGACTCCGCGACGATCCTGGTCGTCTGCACCGGGAACATACGACGCTCGCCGGCGATCGAGGCGATGCTCCGTGAGGGCGTCGGCCAGATCGGTGGCCTCGCCCGGCACGGCATCACGGTGATCTCGGCCGGCAGCGAGGCGCTCGAGGGCTACGACATGGACTCGATGATCGCCTCCGAGGTGGCTCTCGCCGGGACCAGGCTGACCAGGCATCAGGCCTACCGTCTCGACGTCGCCGACATCGAGCGTGCCGATCTGATCATCACGGCCGAGCGGTCCCATCGCAGCGACGTCGCACGGCTGGTGCCCTCGGCCGTCAAACGGACGTTCACGCTCGTCGAGCTCGCCGCGCTCAGCGATCTGCTGGGACGCGCGGCCCTGGGCGGCCCCACGGGTTCGGAGGCGGATGCGGCAGCCCGGCTGCGTGCGCTGGTCCAGCTCGCGCCGCTGCAGCGGACCCGGCGGCGGATCCGGCGGCCGGCCGACGACGACCTTCTCGACCTGCGGAGGCGATCACCGCGCGAGGCGCGGCGGCTGGTGACCGAGGCGCGTGGCCATGTCGAGACGCTGCTGCGGGTTCTGGAGCCGAGCCTGTCGCTGGTCAACAGGCCTCAGCGACCCGTCGCCCCTCCTGTCGCCCATCCTGTCGCCGCTCCCACCTTCGACTCGTCCGACGAACCGAACGAGTCGACCCAGCCCCGCTCCGTGCACTCCACCCGGTCGGCGGGTTGACCGAGACCGGTTTGGCGGCGAGTTAGGTTTGCCTACATGAGTCGACCCGCGAAGCCCGAGACCGTCCTCGTCGTCACCGCCACCGAGCAGCTCGGCCCGACGATGATCCGGGTGAGCTTCCGCTCGGAGGACCTGAGCGCCTTCTCGTCGAGCGTCTTCACCGACCGCTACGTGAAGCTCTCCATCCCTCGGGAGCCCGGCTCGGCTGACGACGCTCCCGTGGTGCGCACCTACACCGCGCTCAACCCGTCGGTCGAGGACGGCACTCTCGACATCGACTTCGTCGTCCACGGCACCGAGGGGTACGCGGGTCCCTGGGCCGTCGCGGCGGAGCCCGGTGACACCCTCCTGGCTCTCGGCCCCGGCGGCGCCTACGCGCCCGACCCGGAGGCCGACTGGCACCTGCTCGCCGGCGACGAGACCGCCCTGCCCGCCATCCGCGCCGCTCTGGCCGCTCTCCCGGCCGACGCCCGCGGATACGCCGTCATCGACATCCCGGCGCCGGACCACGAGCAGCCGCTCGACCACCCCGACGGCGTCGAGGTGACCTGGCTGGTCACCGGCGACCACACCCATCATGCGGCCCAGGACGCCGAGGGTCACGAGCAGCTCCTCCTCACCGCCGTCCGCGACCTGAAGTGGCTCGACGGCCGCGTCCACGCCTTCGTCCACGGCGAGGCGGCCGTCACCATGCACGGCATCCGTCCCTACCTCCTCAAGGAGCGGGGCGTCCCGAAGGCCGATGTCTCCATCTCCGGCTACTGGCGCCGCGGCCGCACCGAGGAGACCTTCCGCGAGTGGAAGCGCGAGCTCGCCGAGGCCGAGTCCGTCTGACCCGTCGAGCCGGCGGTCAGCGGCCGTTCTCGCTGAAGTGCTGGTAGTCCTTCAGTGAGCGCCAGGCGCCGCCCCACTCCCAGCCGATCTCGGCGAATGCCTGGACCACCACATCACCCGGGCGGATCATCCCGGGCGCCTTCCGGGATCGGTCCAGGTACCAACGGGCGAGCTCGGGGATGACGCGGTCGCCCTTGACGTACGGGTTCTGGAAGGTGTTCAGGTCGATCGCCAGGCCGTAGGCGTGCTGCGAGAACGAGGTCTGGCCCACGGACGGCCGGCAGACGAAGCCGCCGGTGCCGTTGCCGTCGCCGGTCGGCGGAGCATCCAGGGCGGCCTTCGTGGTGATGTCCATCTGCTCGATCGGGAACCTCGCCTCGTAGAGCCGTCGGAAGACACCGACCACGTCCTCGGCCACCCGGGCGTTGATCAGCATCTCGCCGGTGTGGCGGGCGCCGTCGAAGCCCCAGAACGTCATCCGCACCCAGGCCAGCTCCTGCCTGGAGACCGGACAGCCCGGCACCCAGGTCGAGCGCTCGATCACGTCGTCGGGCGCGATGTCTACCTCGGCGGCGAAGCCGTCGCCGGGCAGCATCGGGATCACGTCCGGCAGGGTCCAGGCCCGGTTGCGCAGCTCCTTCGGGGTCGCTCCGGCGATGCCGTAACCCTCGGCGTCCTCCTTCAGCACCCGGGTGCCGAGCCACGGCGGCGGCACCGTCCCCGGCTCGGCGACGTCAGGAGAGGAAGGTACGTCGCTGGGTGACGGCTCCGCAGAGATCGAGGGGGCCGCGGCGCTGGTCGTCGGCGACGGGCCGGTCTCTGGCGTCCTGCCGCAGGCACTGAGCGCGAGCAGGAGGGCTGCCCCGGCGGCGTACATCCTGGTGCTCACCGGCCCGCCCCGCCTCGTGGCGGCCACGCATCCATCGCGACCGCGGCGAGCCCGCGCAACTCCTGCCGCGTGGCGCCGTCGATGGCCTGCACCGACATGCCCTGGATCACGGCGCCGAAGAGCCGCGCGAGGGCGCCGACGTCGGTCTCGTCCGGCAGCTCGCCCTCGGTGACCGCCGTCCGCAGTCGCTGCTCGATGCCGCCGAGCGTCTCGGAGCGCATCCTCGCCGGGCGGTCGGCGACGCCGCGCTGGCTGGCGCCCAGTGCCAGGGCGGCCGTCGAGACCATGCATCCCGGTGGCAGACCGCTCTCGCTGAACTGGTCGGCCGCCTCGTACAGGAACTCCGAGATGGCCTCGCGAGCCGGGCCGTCGGGCCGCAGCACGTTGCCGTGCTCGCTCGCGTAGCGCTCGAGGGCGGTCTGGTAGAGGACCTCCTTGGAGCCGAACGCCCCGTAGAGGCTGGGTGCCTTCAGTCCGGTCGCGGCCTCGAGCGTCGCGACGCTCGTGCCTTCGTACCCGTGCTCCCAGAACGCCCGCATCACGGCGTCGAGCACCGCGTCCTCGTCGAAGGAGCGCGGTCGTCCGCGGGAGGGCTTGCGCATTTCCATAGTGATCCCTACATTAACTCCCAGAGCATTATTTAGCGACCACTACAGAAATGAGACCGAGATGACCCGCAACGCACTCGTAACCGGGGCCTCCCGCGGGATCGGCCGCGCCATCGCCGTACGTCTGGCCGCCGACGGTGTCGGCCTGGTCGGCATCCACTACGGCTCGAACCGCCCGGCCGCGGAGGAGACCGCACGGCTCGTCGAGGCGGCCGGAGCCCGGTCGGTCCTGATCGAGGCGGACCTCGGTGAGGACGGTGCGAAGGCGGCCGCCGAGATCGCGGAGGCGTGGATCGAAACGGCGCTCGCCGGCGATGACAGCCTCGACATCCTGGTCAACAACGCG
Coding sequences within:
- a CDS encoding glycosyltransferase family 2 protein, producing MRRPVWVCMLTYRRPEGLAETIDILRTQLDAVPGARLLVVDNDDQPTASSSVAEAARGDVRVVYVHEPTPGIAAARNRALAEAGPEAVVVFIDDDEQPSEAWLSTLFGCWQETGAAGVVGPVVFRLDGEPDVWLTAGGFFREFSHPTGTVVTTAATNNLLLDMVQVGELRFDLGFGLSGGSDTAFTRALTAAGGRIVWCEEAPVFDLVPASRATREWALARASRVGNSDSRVHVYLASPGTRGLVRLEQTARGVVRVAWGGVRLFLGRVTGSVVHHARGTRLVVRGVGMVRGAWGSHIHEYLRG
- a CDS encoding phenylacetate--CoA ligase family protein; this translates as MTLSETSFNLKLHTFRRDSGRLYRELLRNQKIEPAALAELQRTRAIAIAEFARSQTVFYAKHFADAGIDPGRALTPDDWTRLPMLNRRRLKEHADDVTSSEATPRNSRRALTGGSTGEPLRAMHDSRVPTLALAWRMYTWWGIQPWDNLARMARWGFGRFDTLKNDIAWWPSKQRYADAGLMSPESMRRFHAELTKSQPALLEGYVVSTAAYADFLEAEGLRLPSLRAVATTAAPLDPATRDRLESVFGVPVHDEYRSAEVGWMAGECHERHGLHVFADARVIEVVDEQGRVLPPGETGDIVVTDLTNRVFPIIRYRIGDRGRLLDRQCPCGIGLPLMAQPEGRATDLLYTPTGRTLGQVTGIFSDVPEAVRQMQVHQRADHSVTFRVVEGRIPNARSHVERKIDLLRNRIDNEVPVTIEYVDSLPYTGAKLKYVISDVPRADG
- a CDS encoding acyltransferase family protein; this encodes MREGWIDSARGLAIILVVLFHAVINLDLVGLAGPWTRLAYTLDTFRMPLFFFLSGLLAPSLLARPLREVLRTRCLNLIYLYVLWCVLLGTFRALLPHPPPEAFASIALVLIEPNVYLWFLYTLTLFTLVGWLTRRLPAWLVVGTALICSAVFASGLVSTGDIPWDKTFRYWFFFVLASRAAPAVRSAVPRMRPVHVVGAGVAYVLVLGFFLYVADDRIIFVRPMLGLLAVAAGCGLGVMIARIPALGFVRHLGTRTLPIYVVHAFPVTAAAALLTDRGIDWPPGTGLVAVPLLALFAILLALALDRLITARTRGVFDFPFPHWTTSAAREPSSSSLQRT
- a CDS encoding polysaccharide biosynthesis tyrosine autokinase — encoded protein: MDLRDYVAALRKRWYIVAALAIIGASAAFAQAHASPPQYRAQSTVFVSIARGATTQELVQGSTFTQEIVQSYAKLATMPVVLDQVIYDLDLDTTSKELAEEITAENPLDTVIIEIDAVATTSTGASDLANSVADELTTTITNLSPSSNKKSAVEVTVVARADPPEEAFAPRTRLAALVGFTGGFGLGVVIAVVRALLDTRVRTAAEIEQLTDVGLLGAIPRRRGQRRARGAITAIDPHNVASEAYRRLQTNLQFLDASSRVRSMVVTSSIGGEGKSTTSINLALAIAEQGQRVLLIDADMRRPAVADYCGLEGAAGLTTVLIGKVELDDVIQVWGDANLHVLTMGEIPPNPAQLIGSPRMAALLEEARAGYDVVILDSPPLLPVADGAILSRLTDGALVVANCRTIHRPQVLEAIDSLEAVDARCLGIVANQVRDTAAHTYYGQPEQSWFARLLAAVVRHREPRQQGYPAAGS
- a CDS encoding siderophore-interacting protein is translated as MSRPAKPETVLVVTATEQLGPTMIRVSFRSEDLSAFSSSVFTDRYVKLSIPREPGSADDAPVVRTYTALNPSVEDGTLDIDFVVHGTEGYAGPWAVAAEPGDTLLALGPGGAYAPDPEADWHLLAGDETALPAIRAALAALPADARGYAVIDIPAPDHEQPLDHPDGVEVTWLVTGDHTHHAAQDAEGHEQLLLTAVRDLKWLDGRVHAFVHGEAAVTMHGIRPYLLKERGVPKADVSISGYWRRGRTEETFREWKRELAEAESV
- a CDS encoding M15 family metallopeptidase — encoded protein: MSTRMYAAGAALLLALSACGRTPETGPSPTTSAAAPSISAEPSPSDVPSSPDVAEPGTVPPPWLGTRVLKEDAEGYGIAGATPKELRNRAWTLPDVIPMLPGDGFAAEVDIAPDDVIERSTWVPGCPVSRQELAWVRMTFWGFDGARHTGEMLINARVAEDVVGVFRRLYEARFPIEQMDITTKAALDAPPTGDGNGTGGFVCRPSVGQTSFSQHAYGLAIDLNTFQNPYVKGDRVIPELARWYLDRSRKAPGMIRPGDVVVQAFAEIGWEWGGAWRSLKDYQHFSENGR
- a CDS encoding TetR/AcrR family transcriptional regulator translates to MRKPSRGRPRSFDEDAVLDAVMRAFWEHGYEGTSVATLEAATGLKAPSLYGAFGSKEVLYQTALERYASEHGNVLRPDGPAREAISEFLYEAADQFSESGLPPGCMVSTAALALGASQRGVADRPARMRSETLGGIEQRLRTAVTEGELPDETDVGALARLFGAVIQGMSVQAIDGATRQELRGLAAVAMDAWPPRGGAGR